Below is a window of Chryseobacterium arthrosphaerae DNA.
AATTCCCAAAGATCAAGAAGCCCGTACTGGAACTGTGCTTTGTCACCTACATTTTCAAAAGCCTCATCAATGTAAACATCTGACATGATTTCGCCATCTCCATCATCACTCATATCTTCCAATGGGACACTTTTTACGATCGTTCCGTCATCTTCCAACAGATTAAAAGTAGAAAGCTCATCTCCCTGCAGACTGAATGCACTTTTAATTCCTAAATGTAAGTTCCATAACGTTTGTTTTCCCTTAACTTCGACATCACGGAAAATATCCTCTTTCGCATCTAATATTACGCGGATTTTGTAAACCATATCAGTTTCTTAAATTACTTTTTTGCCTTTATAATTATGATAAATCTATGTTGCAAATATATAATAAATGACATGTGACAAAAAAATATTTCAGGATTTTTTAAAATATTTTTTTTTCTTACATTTTGCCGGAATTATTTGCTTTTTTCGAGCATAAAACTGAATTTCGTCCCTTCAAGGTAAACGCTTTCTACGGTAATGTTTTCGTTGTGAGCTTCAAGGATATGTTTTACAATAGCCAATCCTAATCCGGAACCGCCTTCCCTTCTGCTTCTGCTGGTTTCCACCCTGTAGAATCTTTCAAAAATCCTTGGCAGGATCTCAGACTTGATCCCCATCCCGTTATCTATGACCTCAATCAGTACTTTATTTTTCAGGATACTGGTTTTTACAATCACTTTTGCTTCCTGTCTGTTGGCATAATGGATTGCATTTGAAATTAGATTGATGAAAACCTGTGAAATTTTCTGTTTATCCGCTTCTACAAAGATCTGCGGATGGAGGGTCTGGATCTGTAAGGTTGTATTCCTTTTCTCAGCTTCAAGGTCAAGAAGATCAAAAATTTCTTTAATCAGGAGATTGACATCGAATCTGGAAACGGTAAGATTGATCTCTCCGGCTTCAAGCCTGTTGATCATATCAAGATCGGTCACAATAGCAATAAGCCTTTCAACAGATTTGTCGATTCTCTCCAGATACTTATCACGGATGGTAAGGTTATCCACCCCGCCGTCTCTCAGTGTTTCCACATACCCCTGAATAGAGAACAAAGGCGTCTTCAGCTCGTGGGAAACGTTTCCGATGTATTCTTTACGATAGCTCTCCATTTCCTTCATCATATCGATTTCGGTTACTTTCTGCTGGTTAAGGTCGGAAAATCTTTCTCCAAGTTCTTTGATGGTAATATTTTCGTCATGATCATGTACGATTTCCTGTGGAAGGATACCTGAAAGGCCTTTCACCTGCTTTCTCCCGTAATAGTTGAAAAGAAGTTCCAGGACTACACAATTGATAATAAAGATCAGGACAATACAGATCAAAAGACCCGTTTTAAATAAAGGGGTCTCGTAATAGATATCTTTCAGTGAATCGAAAACGACCACCAGAAAAAGCATTACCAGTGTCAGCAGACAGGAGGCAACGAGGGTAAGTCTGTAAAATTTCAATTTTACAACGTTTTAAGAATTGAACGTAAAGTTAAGATTTTTAAATGATTAAACGATCAGCTTATAACCAATCCCTTTTAATGTCTGAATGGTATTGATTCCTAATTTTTCTCTTAATCTTCTGATGTGAACATCGATGGTTCTTTCTCCTACGATCACATCATTACCCCATACTTTTTCAAGAATTTCTTCTCTTTTAAAAACTTTTTCAGTGTTGGAAGCCAAAAGGTAAAGCAGATCAAATTCTTTTTTGGGAAGCAGAAACTGCTGTCCGCTTTTGGAAACTCTGAAGTTATCTTTATCAATGACAAGGTCTCCTATTTCTATGAGTTTAGCATTATCAGATACCTGAGAGGTCAATTGCAGTAATGCATTTACTTTGGAGATCAGGATTTTCGGTTTGATCAGTTTTACGATATAATCATTGGCTCCGGCCTGGAACCCTGCCAACTGGGAAAATTCTTCGCTTCTTGCAGAAAGGAAAACAATAAGGGTCTTTTGAAGTTCTTTCACTTTACGAAGTTCCTGACAGGTTTCAATGCCATCTTTTTCCGGCATCATTACATCTAGTAGGATAAGGTCCGGAACAATTTCCTTTGCTTTTTCTATACCTTCGTTACCATTGGTAGCAGTATAGATATCATAACCTTCTTTTTCTAAATTGTAAGACAGAATCTCTAAAATGTCCAGTTCATCGTCTATTAAAAGAATTTTTTTGCTCATCTTCTAGTTTAAGAATTCCCACAAAAATAGGTATTTTCATCGGTCTTCTCATTTTATGTTATATTAACTAATTATTAAAAAACACATTTCCTGATTTAAATTAAAAAATCAATAATAAAAATAGGAAATAAATACACATAAATCAAATATACGAAACGATTTTCAAAATAAACAAAAAAAATATAACCCTATAAAACATTTTTCAATAACAAAAAATTGGAGTTATTCATTAATATAAACTTCACAATTAATTAAGATTCTCCTAAAGTTTTCTTAAAAACTTAGCCTTTATTTTGCCCTTGAAAAAGAAGTAAAAGAAGTAAAATGAAAAAACAACTCCACAAGAGCATCATGCTACTTGCCTTGTTTTCTGCTGGCTATGCCTTTGCACAAAGCCAGATTCTGGAAGGTAGAGTATTGGACGAGAAAGACAGCACTCCTATACAAGGTGTAAAGGTAAAAGTAAATGATCAGGAAGTAACCACTGACATTTCCGGATACTACTCTATCAACCTCTCTCCCGGTACCAATTACATTGTAACAGTAAGTTCTGATGGATACAACAGAAAAGAAATCAGTGAGGTTATTATAAAAAATGAGGGTAACACTCACCTGGACATCGTATTGGACAAGCCATCCACCAAAGAAAAAGAAATTGAGGGAGTTGTCATCAAATCAAACGCAAGAAAAGAAACCATAGCTTCTACCATCGGTTTACAGAAGAATTCCGGAGTGGTATCCCAGGTTATCGGGGTGGAAGCAATCAAAAGAAGCCCGGACAGAAACACCGGAGAAGTTCTGAAAAGAGTTTCAGGGGTGAGTTTATCTGAAGGGAAATACATTGTAGTAAGAGGTTTATCTGACCGTTATAACCAGGCGATGCTGAACGGTATTCAGTTATCCAGTACAGAACCGGACAGAAAGACTTTCTCTTTTGACCTTTTCCCTGCCAACGTTATTGAAACCCTTGTCATCAACAAGACCTTTATCCCGGAATACACCGGTGAATGGGGAGGCGGACTGATCCAGGTAAATACAAAGGATATTCCTAATAAAGATTTCTTTAATGTACAGATTGGTGTAGGAGGAAATACGGCTACCATGGGTCAGGAATTCCTGATTCAGAAGGGCGGAAAGTGGGATTTCTTAGGAATTGACGACGGATACAGAAAGCTTCCTACCAATATGCCTGCCAAGAATGCATTCAGCATTTTGAATGAGGGCCAGAAAACAGATATCGGTAAAGGGTTTACAAAAAATCTTGGATACAACAGCATCGGTTATCCAGAAAACCTTAGCTTACAGCTTGACGGAGGTTTCAATACAAAGCTTTTTGGAAAAGATTTAGGAGTAATTGCTGTTTTAAATTACAGTAACAACAAAAGAAGAACTGAATCTACCAACCGTTTCTTTACCATCAATGATCAGCTTGCTGATACCAACTTTGATTATTTTACAGAAAAATACAGCAATGATGTTATTCTTGGAGGGATGCTAAACCTTTCCTTAAAGTTTAACAGCAATAATAAGATCTCCTTAAAAAACATCATCACCAGTAACTCGGTGAACCACATGTCTTTCAGAACGGGTAAGGATTTTGAATTTGATCCGATCAACGGAACCAATATCATCGCAAGAGAAATAGGATTTAAACAAACTACTTTCTACAACTCAACGCTTACCGGTACTCACAAAATTGACGCTCTTGGCGGATTTACCGTAAACTGGTACGGAAGTTTCGGAATTCTTGACCAGTACATCCCTTTATTGCAACGTTTACAGTATAACCAATATACCAACCTACCGGGAAGCCCTTACCTTGCATTGATTTCCAACGGACTTTCGCAGAAATCAGGAAGTGTTTTCTACTCTACTCTAAGTGATTATCTGTATAATGCAGGTGGGGATATTTCCAAATCTTTCACTTTATTCGGACAAAAACAAACGATAAAAGGAGGATATTTATTCCAGGTAAAAGACAGGGTATATAACTCAAGACCGTTCTCCGTAAGACTTGAAAATTACAACCAGGGATTGCTTTCTCAACCTTTTGAAACGATCTTCAATCCTGAAAACTT
It encodes the following:
- a CDS encoding response regulator, with the protein product MSKKILLIDDELDILEILSYNLEKEGYDIYTATNGNEGIEKAKEIVPDLILLDVMMPEKDGIETCQELRKVKELQKTLIVFLSARSEEFSQLAGFQAGANDYIVKLIKPKILISKVNALLQLTSQVSDNAKLIEIGDLVIDKDNFRVSKSGQQFLLPKKEFDLLYLLASNTEKVFKREEILEKVWGNDVIVGERTIDVHIRRLREKLGINTIQTLKGIGYKLIV
- a CDS encoding sensor histidine kinase codes for the protein MKFYRLTLVASCLLTLVMLFLVVVFDSLKDIYYETPLFKTGLLICIVLIFIINCVVLELLFNYYGRKQVKGLSGILPQEIVHDHDENITIKELGERFSDLNQQKVTEIDMMKEMESYRKEYIGNVSHELKTPLFSIQGYVETLRDGGVDNLTIRDKYLERIDKSVERLIAIVTDLDMINRLEAGEINLTVSRFDVNLLIKEIFDLLDLEAEKRNTTLQIQTLHPQIFVEADKQKISQVFINLISNAIHYANRQEAKVIVKTSILKNKVLIEVIDNGMGIKSEILPRIFERFYRVETSRSRREGGSGLGLAIVKHILEAHNENITVESVYLEGTKFSFMLEKSK
- a CDS encoding IS1096 element passenger TnpR family protein, translating into MVYKIRVILDAKEDIFRDVEVKGKQTLWNLHLGIKSAFSLQGDELSTFNLLEDDGTIVKSVPLEDMSDDGDGEIMSDVYIDEAFENVGDKAQFQYGLLDLWEFFCELVEVIEETKGVNYPITVYRFGNVPLKAPSKNGNSGGKKKSAMPLVDDEFGFDDDFGAGGNFADEDDSFDDEEEEDYNDDVFDDEDDNDDER
- a CDS encoding TonB-dependent receptor; amino-acid sequence: MKKQLHKSIMLLALFSAGYAFAQSQILEGRVLDEKDSTPIQGVKVKVNDQEVTTDISGYYSINLSPGTNYIVTVSSDGYNRKEISEVIIKNEGNTHLDIVLDKPSTKEKEIEGVVIKSNARKETIASTIGLQKNSGVVSQVIGVEAIKRSPDRNTGEVLKRVSGVSLSEGKYIVVRGLSDRYNQAMLNGIQLSSTEPDRKTFSFDLFPANVIETLVINKTFIPEYTGEWGGGLIQVNTKDIPNKDFFNVQIGVGGNTATMGQEFLIQKGGKWDFLGIDDGYRKLPTNMPAKNAFSILNEGQKTDIGKGFTKNLGYNSIGYPENLSLQLDGGFNTKLFGKDLGVIAVLNYSNNKRRTESTNRFFTINDQLADTNFDYFTEKYSNDVILGGMLNLSLKFNSNNKISLKNIITSNSVNHMSFRTGKDFEFDPINGTNIIAREIGFKQTTFYNSTLTGTHKIDALGGFTVNWYGSFGILDQYIPLLQRLQYNQYTNLPGSPYLALISNGLSQKSGSVFYSTLSDYLYNAGGDISKSFTLFGQKQTIKGGYLFQVKDRVYNSRPFSVRLENYNQGLLSQPFETIFNPENFGTDGRFTFDEIAGNQYRYIANTILNAGYIQFDNNFTPWLRAIWGLRVENFDQLVGSTRRSDDRFVNTRVTDFLPAVNLTFKLDPKMNIRVAASQTVVRPEFREVSPLAYYDFDLGATVIGNKSIERTKITSADLRWEYYPRNGEIFSVAGFYKNFKKPIELYFNQSGVGTSNTFNYLNVDKADAYGVEAEFRKKLDFVSALRNFTLGGNVARIWNRVTDEATNIDRPMQGQSPYTVNLSLQYDTEKSGWTSTVLFNMIGRRILYVGNDQVPPIWEAPRPLLDFQIAKKIWNNKGEIKLNVSDILNRRAKFYHDLNDNGKYDRKDALAIERLTGTNISLTLGYNF